The region AGGGATGAGAAAGACGCATTAGCAACCACTGGCCTAGTTGGGAAAGGGCAATGCACCGCGCCTTTGCTGAAGGTTCCCGCCTGGCGCATCTGAGCACAATGTTCAGGATGTGATCCTGCAAATCCGGACACTCCATGAGCTCAAACTTCTGTGGCGTAGGCTGCAGAACAGGGCGTGGCAGCAAGGAGGCCGGATAGCTAAGCAGCGATCCCAGGAGAGCCGCCACCTCGGCTCTTGGAGTGCTCCTAGAAACCTCCAAGGAAGTCAGCAATATAGCACTCGCATGCACCAagtccagcagcagcaaagtgTGTCCTGGCAATAGCAAGCTCAGCAGCCTGGGTCCTTCTAAATGTTTGAGAATTGCATAAATCAAGTCCCGATCCTCGCCAGTCAGCAGCTGATGAAGAGCATGATAAAACAAGGGCAACTGCTGCATGCCCACCGCTCCGTGAATCGCAAGGGAGCAGAGCAGTTGAAGGGCCCATAATTTACCCTTCTTGAAGGATCGATCCAGCGAAAGAGATCCATAACACCAGGGCGCCACAATTCCAATAGGTGGCACCAAAGTCGGCATCGGTGGAGTGCTCTGATTATCCGACGATATTCCTTGGTTCTGCTTGATCTTTATAAGATTTTGCGTCATCTCCAGCAAATGCATGAACACCTGAGCATGCAGATCCGCTTTTGGAATACGATTAACGTCTCCCAAGGCACCGAGCATGCGCTTCCACATGATGGAGGTGGAATCGGGATGCCAACCCTCCGCTGAGCCACCTAGGATAATGCAGCGACGTCCAGAAACACTTCCAGAGTTGCTGCCGCTTCCGTAGCTCCCAGAATTGGCATCGTCCAAACTGGCATCTATCTGCAGTTGGGCATCTTTTATGGATCCTCCTTCAATTCCGCTGCTGGCTGTTGGAGAGGGACTTCTTGAGCCCGCTCCACTTTCGTTGTCACCTTCCTGGTAGCTGTCCGTCTCCTCTGCATCACCCTTCCTCGCCAGAGAGTCAAGCGACATAGCTCTCCTCAGATCCTGTGGGTTGGGTCGATTCTCTACCGTCTGCGGTGGTTGGAGCACCTTTGGTTTGGGAGTGGCAGCACGACGGCGTCGTATCCTGGAGCTCCTAGCTGCTGAAGCCAAACTGCCCTCGCTGTAGCTCCTGCTCAGCATGGGAGTCAAGGGAACTGGCCGTGTGCTGTTGCCTCCTTGGGATTGCGAGTGCTGGTGGTGAGGTCGTGGATGACTTGCAAGTGGCATCTGCGACGAGGTCTCCTCGGAGCGACTGCTGCCCGACTCCGCTATGGATTCCCGCTGCCTGCTTTGGCTAAtggcagcagaagcagcactGCCTCCATTGGCAGCGCTACTTGATCCCGATCCCTGCCAGACGCTGCCGATTCGACGACGCTTCTCCGCCCGACTCTCCGCCACTCGATCCAGGGGGAGATCCAGCAAGTTTATGCAATAGGTGTACCGTGAAAAGACACGAGTCAATGTTTGAATGGTCTTGTTCCATTCAACGATGAGCTCCTCGCGATGCGTCAAGGATTGCAGAACATTCAGGAATTTCTCCCACAACTGCACGTTGACGGGCACTTTGGTGTGCGCTCGTATCCATGTGACAATCAAAGTCTGGAATATAGCCGACCCTAAGATGCCGCCCAAAGTGGCACTCTTGGGGGTACCACTTTGCAATGTATGGTGGTTCTGGTGCAGCACGACTGATGTAACCtgcagcagcaccatcagcagTTGCTCCCAGGTGCGCGAGTCCATCTCCGTGTTCATCACCATGGTGCGGTACACATTCAGCACCTTCTTGCAGATCTCAGTCTGCTCTTCTAGCGGACTGGAGCGATAAGTTCGCGAGCGGGTGGGGAAGCAGATGTTCAGATTGGCGGTGTTTACCAGGAACACATTTGCCGCGTTGGTCACAAACACCTAGAAGATTAAGAAATATTAGAGGAGATAATTCGAACTCAACATATGTTAACTTACCTGTAATACATTTTGCCGTCCAGCCCTGACCGCCAATTGATCCTTGGAGCCCGCTATGGCTCCCACATACGATGGCGTGCGTAGTCGCTGACTCCTAGGAGTTCCACCCGCCGTCGACGGAGGCGGGGGATCGTCATTGGGCTCTAGCAGGAAGGGCGGAGGAGTCTCGCCCGTCATCCAATCGCGGTACACAGCAATGGCCGTGCGAATTGCTTCTATTTGCGGCTTGGAGGTGAAGTTCAGCAGAAATGCCTGACGATACACCTCGTGCACAAAGTTGATGTTCTCTCGACTGACGTAGAACACATCCCGGACGATGCGTGCCTGCTGATAGCTCTGCAGACGCACACGGTCCACGTCCTCGATGTGCAGGGTGCAATCCAAGCGATGGCTCAACAAACGCTCGTGGGTGAAACGTGATACCCAGTTGATGAGAACGACCACACAAGAAGCCATCACCTCCTCCTTCTTGTTGATGGATCGCATGACGGGCAGATCCAGGCGGGGATTGTAGATGGAGCAGCTCGTATCGAAGTTTGGCGAAAAGACGGGCAGGAATACGTCCATGAAACGCTGCAGCAGGAAGGCAAATGCCCGGTGATCCTTCTGGGCGCGATTATCCCGCCACCGTAAACAGGCCGCCGTGTCCACCATGCTGTTTAGCAGAACCTCCAGCCCATCCCGAGGATCTGGTGGCGCTGACTTTTCGCTGGATGAAGGGGGCAGTAGGGCCACTACCTCGGAACTCTGCACGGGATGGGAGAATGCATTGTCGTGAAAAACGGAGGCCATGCCCCCATCCGCCTTCATGTTCGGATGGGTAAGAAAGTCCGAGGCACTGAACTCCGTATCCGGTCCGGTGACACCTTTTTGGGGCACAATAAGACCAGGGATGAGATCCGCGTACATGGCGTGCACATAGCCTGGGGCATTCTCGCCCAGCGTCTGGTACCACAGCAGGAAGTATCTGGAAAGTGAATAAATTACTTAGTAATGGAGCTGGAAAGGGGTTTGAAGTTCACTCACCTGACACCTTCCCGTCTCAGCTTGGGCGAGTTGCCCAGGTGGAGTAGCTTGGCCATGATGCGACTCAGGGAGTGGCATTGCCACCGGCGAGCCAACAGCTCCGGCAGAAGGCACAGGATCTTCTCCAGCAGCCATAGTGAACCGTCCAGCTCCTCGCGATGCGCCTTGTGAACTgttttaaacaagaaagtaCGACTTTTATAAGTAAAGGAAATACTATATCCTATAAGGGATTCCTTCTTGCTCTAGGGATGCATTCCAAATGTCTGGACAAGCACAAGATGCGTAGAGAGAGAAGTGCATGTGGTGCAGTTCGTAGAGATTTCAAGCGAAAGGAGAAAGACCATGGGACGTGGACACATGAGGTTATGGTAAACAGAGTTCAGAAGCAAAGTCGCGGGGAGGAGGCGGATGCAAATCAATGGTCGATTCAAGATGTCAATAAGGAACCACATAAACTTACCAATGTGAAACGGAAGTTCTGCCAGTTAGGGGATTTACAAAAATAGAGAGAGAAAAGGGGGTAAAATAGAAATAGATCAGGAGTTCAATTTAGAATATCTCGTTTGTTTTCATATAACTAGCTCTACAACGAAACGGGCCAAAGcataaagattaaaaaaagCCAAACAAGGCAAAGATTTAAGGTCGTCgctgttgatttttttaattggtggCATTAAAGTCTCAAAAGATACGAGCAAAttaaccaaaaattaaatgggtcaaaaacaaAAGGTAATCCACGAGGTAACGAAGCTGGAATACTCTTCTTTTACAACTTTGATTTTAAACTGTTATAGTGCTCTTTtacatatttcattttaagttttatttagaGAACACACAACCTTTTCGATTGACAAACAAAATGGCAAAGAAAACATTAATAGTACCTGGGCAGGGGTCTAAAAACCCCTACTTTCGGCtcataataaatattcaaaactcATTATTCTTACCTTTTTGCTTTAGATTTGCCTCGGCTTGAATAAAGGTGTCGTAGAGAATAAAGTAGACATGGCTGTAGTTGGTCTCGAACAGTGATTTCGACTCTTCTAGCTCCACATTATCtgaaaagtatataaaaacaGGTCAACATAAGGGGTTAGTATTATCTATCAATATTAGTGCATTCGTACACTGAAAATAATAGAGGAATAGAACACAAAGTCGCATTGTAAATAAATTCACctgatattttttgtaattagGTATCATAGATAAGAGACTAATTAAACGGAAATATTACCGAAATGTAGGCCCAGTTATTGCTCTGTGAATCAGTGATAAGAAAATGGCGCCAGGGGGCAACAGCCAAGATAGTGACGCAACGTCGCATGGAGCACCTGTGCATGTCGCCAGTGATAAGGCTGCAAATCCAATCCAGGCAGACGATGTCTGCCAGCCTATCTATATCTGTGTGGAAAACGCACGCATGACGATATCCAATAACAACAAACGAAACTGGGGGCCAGAAGCTATTAAAAGTCGAGTTACGAAAAAACACGTTATGATGGGTGCCCAGCGATTTGTGATGAATCAGTGGGGCTGGGGGATGGGCCACCGGGCTACTGGGCAAGGGGTCTAGGGGGTGGGGTTCAATGCCATTGCCGGCTTGCTGTCATCAGCAAAACACACTGCAAAACAGAAGAAAGCTAAACAAAGAGATAAAAGCAGGGTAAGAAACCTTTGAAACCGGTTCCAGCAGAAGGCCGAAGCGAAGATGTCTATCATTGCACAGAAAACAAAGCCACACAGTTTTCTATATTATTTCAAGAGATCTTGAGTTGTACTCAAATATTCTAGTTTCCTTGTTTCAAAGAGCTTTCAAATTATGGTTTAAcataatatgatatgatatggtaTGACATGCTATTCTaagatatgatatgatatagtaTGGTATgataatatgatatgatatattatGATGAGATATTTTGATATGTTATAAAAGGATATTAAGATATGATATAGGGATTCTGTTTTGAGAAATaccttaaatatattttcttggaaatggaaaacgtTTCTTGGAGTGCCTTTGCTGATGAACTGGCTAAGAAACAACAATTGGGAACGCAGCCATTGGGAAGAATGTCTAATGCGTGTAATTTGCCAAGGGACAATGGCAGCTGagagcagcaacatcagcagtgCACCGGAGGGCGTCGAGTCAGGTgtgtttgtaattttttatatcGAGAGGCACCTGTTGGAAATCGCTCGCCGAGGTGACACAAAAAGAAAGCCACTGAAAGAGGTGGCGAAGGTGGGGAGATGGCTTATATCGGCGGCTCGTACTCGAAACCCGTACTTGCTGTACATTGCTGGCTTGTAAAGGTCAAACTGCCTAAAGCGAACCATGACACAAGTTCGTATGATAAgaggaaatttataaaaattaaaaataaattggtaGTTAAAAAAAGTGTGTTAAGAAATCTGAATACCCATTTCATTCCATGATTATTGGCAagaccataaaaataaaatgtattattttttttgacagCCTCATAGCTGTGAGTTCCTACTACCATTTttgcaaacaaaaatatagtATGTAAGCAATAAACTTAATATAGTAAGTGAATAATTTCTTTGGGAACTGACTCATTTAGAATTTATTAAGCTGAGCCTAGTCATCCTTTGGGGAATAATAAGTTTAtcaataaaaaggaaacaaattaaatgttgtttttgAAAAACGCAAGCAAAAAAGCGTGAGTAAGAGATTGGGCTTCAAACGAAGTGTCGTGAAGTAAAAGTTCGTCTTAGGGAAGGGGCACTGTGGCTCTACGTGTTTGCTGCTTTATCACTTAACGTGTTTCACACATTTTCGCTTGCCACATAGCGGAGCATGTGTAGATGTTTTTCTGTAATCTTTTTTCcgtttttgcataaattaaggTTTTTGCTGGAGGAATTGGGACCTATGTGGGGCTCTATCGTCCTTGTGGAGGTTCTTTCGCGCCCGACAGGAAATGGCCAACATTGTGGATCCACTGGATGGCCTTTGTGGTTGTTATGCGAACTGTGGGCAGAACGTCATTGGGAGCGAGCCACCGTGGAGCAAAAATGGTGCGAACGACGCCCACCAGaccaaaaaacatataaatgtGTGTATAAAAAACAGCCAACCAGTTTCATTGTTATTGCTATGAATgctaataaaatatgaaataattaaCAGTCGGCAGAACCGCCAACGCGGGGCCTTGGCTTCAAGGGGCGAAGTAAATGTAAGGGGTCAGAAAGTAgggatttttgaaaataattatttttgttggaaTAGGGGTTTTagaatttttgaaaacattttcagataaaacatattttgtcATAGCACTATATCAACCAAAATTAACACCATTATAACTGGGATATTTAAGAACTTGCAATTCTTTAaaacaactaaaaatatatgaaaaccAAGAAAACCTTTATAATCTCGGCATAACTTAGGAaccccatttttttttcttttataggtATATCTTGAATAGAGTAGTGTCTTTCCCCGAATTCCCCTGTAAACCCTTACTCTTTCCTAGAAAACTTGAAAACTAGACCGTAGATAAGACCTGAACATATGTTTCTGGCCAAATAGCTTTCAGATGGCGTAAAAAGTTGGGATTTTTTCGGGGCACACAGTGAGAAAGCTATCCTCTTGAACTCACCCAGTATCATGCGTAGGTGCCGCAACCTGGAGGCGGAATCCTTCTTGCAGTCCTGCAACTTGGCCGTGGACTTCTTCACGTCGGCGTGCGACttttttgtaaacattttgcaCCTTGAGTTCTCTGCCCCGCGCACCAACACCAACACacatcacacacacacacacacgcacacgcacacacaggcacaggTGCAGGCGGTATACACTTTCTATTCGCTgattttttctgattttctgACTTTTCCTTCCACCGATTTGTATTTTCTCTGCCCGATTGTGTGCCTTAGATTTTCGCTGGCTCTTTTCagctatttatttatacgcGCACGCCAGCGGAAAAAAATCACTTTTTGTCCAGCGGAGCGCCCGGAGAAATTATTTAGCAATGGCAATAGcaaaaggcaaaggcaaaagcaaaaacaacacGCCCGCTCTTCGCCCGCTGACGTTGCTCGTGGAGTGGCGGGGCGGCGCGGGGTGGCGCTGGCTTCTCTCGCTTTTCGCTGCTGTTTTCCGCACTTTCCCGACCCCTTTGCACCGCGATTTATTCACGGGCACAC is a window of Drosophila biarmipes strain raj3 chromosome 3R, RU_DBia_V1.1, whole genome shotgun sequence DNA encoding:
- the LOC108025299 gene encoding probable Rho GTPase-activating protein CG5521 isoform X1: MFTKKSHADVKKSTAKLQDCKKDSASRLRHLRMILDNVELEESKSLFETNYSHVYFILYDTFIQAEANLKQKELPFHIVHKAHREELDGSLWLLEKILCLLPELLARRWQCHSLSRIMAKLLHLGNSPKLRREGVRYFLLWYQTLGENAPGYVHAMYADLIPGLIVPQKGVTGPDTEFSASDFLTHPNMKADGGMASVFHDNAFSHPVQSSEVVALLPPSSSEKSAPPDPRDGLEVLLNSMVDTAACLRWRDNRAQKDHRAFAFLLQRFMDVFLPVFSPNFDTSCSIYNPRLDLPVMRSINKKEEVMASCVVVLINWVSRFTHERLLSHRLDCTLHIEDVDRVRLQSYQQARIVRDVFYVSRENINFVHEVYRQAFLLNFTSKPQIEAIRTAIAVYRDWMTGETPPPFLLEPNDDPPPPSTAGGTPRSQRLRTPSYVGAIAGSKDQLAVRAGRQNVLQVFVTNAANVFLVNTANLNICFPTRSRTYRSSPLEEQTEICKKVLNVYRTMVMNTEMDSRTWEQLLMVLLQVTSVVLHQNHHTLQSGTPKSATLGGILGSAIFQTLIVTWIRAHTKVPVNVQLWEKFLNVLQSLTHREELIVEWNKTIQTLTRVFSRYTYCINLLDLPLDRVAESRAEKRRRIGSVWQGSGSSSAANGGSAASAAISQSRQRESIAESGSSRSEETSSQMPLASHPRPHHQHSQSQGGNSTRPVPLTPMLSRSYSEGSLASAARSSRIRRRRAATPKPKVLQPPQTVENRPNPQDLRRAMSLDSLARKGDAEETDSYQEGDNESGAGSRSPSPTASSGIEGGSIKDAQLQIDASLDDANSGSYGSGSNSGSVSGRRCIILGGSAEGWHPDSTSIMWKRMLGALGDVNRIPKADLHAQVFMHLLEMTQNLIKIKQNQGISSDNQSTPPMPTLVPPIGIVAPWCYGSLSLDRSFKKGKLWALQLLCSLAIHGAVGMQQLPLFYHALHQLLTGEDRDLIYAILKHLEGPRLLSLLLPGHTLLLLDLVHASAILLTSLEVSRSTPRAEVAALLGSLLSYPASLLPRPVLQPTPQKFELMECPDLQDHILNIVLRCARREPSAKARCIALSQLGQWLLMRLSHPLPVSSTSGRGNLFQQAVPHHKDVHPKETQVYNPRIKEVLQVLLQALQFKHHTIAMVAVDSLKLCAERGRQLAAIERVPQLIITAICKALEIQNVTKPKDSDKVVLTSLMLCLGEFCMAIPASIMLTPFNEQGDTLVLQVLRVLLQVASGAPRHERVKLTADDDFDMHITHDDLQGDGRLPEATYQTSETIQKCITAIKLCAKAVSMHLVTHVGHFPMGIGASRLSSMVEEQDDIGNAAYGGQVETRRDSVELPSVVNAQNMQLFMLNSGLVASFIELPTLKLPGGGITAGLVTAEKQVRVLMRDLNGKACWDASILYSEPRKAEEAPAKTTPKIHHTQPLDSMVSSMVAHELQAPRHTLRHRPAGVLPLAKDMAPDLDQLDDMLAYIGHTSPECVPPTVSQLNAPSSSPLSGNQEAQAISVILNQRLLEQEFVTHSTLAPSPALRHASSNSSLQQPDQRSLHSATPSFDSLPTRTEMPFQYCRLLFSHLGLAGWERRSRTHLLQRSEKLMRELRNVDLQKCRETHKMAVIYVAAGQEDKGSILRNTSGSSTYEMFVSALGWEIDLETHNGFLGGLPRQGCGATAPYYATPFLEVVYHVATRMPSDSSEAMLLKTRHLGNDEVHIVWSEHHRDYRRDILPTEFCDVLIVVYPLRNGLFRVTVNRKPEVPWFGPLANESVVSGACLATLIRATAINASRTKRAALPLYQQFYEERNRSLDSVSSRYKESTTFEDFASRIYNPMPLSTLSTLRESNASSSAAPLASALLDHNRASVKGWVQASIDSGPIIGLAPSASAGSTAAMEAATGMTSASPRGPRKLGAPFKSVTKKHSLQQIVVGGGGGAGGDTPPDSPTLPQRRFK
- the LOC108025299 gene encoding probable Rho GTPase-activating protein CG5521 isoform X2; the protein is MFTKKSHADVKKSTAKLQDCKKDSASRLRHLRMILDNVELEESKSLFETNYSHVYFILYDTFIQAEANLKQKVHKAHREELDGSLWLLEKILCLLPELLARRWQCHSLSRIMAKLLHLGNSPKLRREGVRYFLLWYQTLGENAPGYVHAMYADLIPGLIVPQKGVTGPDTEFSASDFLTHPNMKADGGMASVFHDNAFSHPVQSSEVVALLPPSSSEKSAPPDPRDGLEVLLNSMVDTAACLRWRDNRAQKDHRAFAFLLQRFMDVFLPVFSPNFDTSCSIYNPRLDLPVMRSINKKEEVMASCVVVLINWVSRFTHERLLSHRLDCTLHIEDVDRVRLQSYQQARIVRDVFYVSRENINFVHEVYRQAFLLNFTSKPQIEAIRTAIAVYRDWMTGETPPPFLLEPNDDPPPPSTAGGTPRSQRLRTPSYVGAIAGSKDQLAVRAGRQNVLQVFVTNAANVFLVNTANLNICFPTRSRTYRSSPLEEQTEICKKVLNVYRTMVMNTEMDSRTWEQLLMVLLQVTSVVLHQNHHTLQSGTPKSATLGGILGSAIFQTLIVTWIRAHTKVPVNVQLWEKFLNVLQSLTHREELIVEWNKTIQTLTRVFSRYTYCINLLDLPLDRVAESRAEKRRRIGSVWQGSGSSSAANGGSAASAAISQSRQRESIAESGSSRSEETSSQMPLASHPRPHHQHSQSQGGNSTRPVPLTPMLSRSYSEGSLASAARSSRIRRRRAATPKPKVLQPPQTVENRPNPQDLRRAMSLDSLARKGDAEETDSYQEGDNESGAGSRSPSPTASSGIEGGSIKDAQLQIDASLDDANSGSYGSGSNSGSVSGRRCIILGGSAEGWHPDSTSIMWKRMLGALGDVNRIPKADLHAQVFMHLLEMTQNLIKIKQNQGISSDNQSTPPMPTLVPPIGIVAPWCYGSLSLDRSFKKGKLWALQLLCSLAIHGAVGMQQLPLFYHALHQLLTGEDRDLIYAILKHLEGPRLLSLLLPGHTLLLLDLVHASAILLTSLEVSRSTPRAEVAALLGSLLSYPASLLPRPVLQPTPQKFELMECPDLQDHILNIVLRCARREPSAKARCIALSQLGQWLLMRLSHPLPVSSTSGRGNLFQQAVPHHKDVHPKETQVYNPRIKEVLQVLLQALQFKHHTIAMVAVDSLKLCAERGRQLAAIERVPQLIITAICKALEIQNVTKPKDSDKVVLTSLMLCLGEFCMAIPASIMLTPFNEQGDTLVLQVLRVLLQVASGAPRHERVKLTADDDFDMHITHDDLQGDGRLPEATYQTSETIQKCITAIKLCAKAVSMHLVTHVGHFPMGIGASRLSSMVEEQDDIGNAAYGGQVETRRDSVELPSVVNAQNMQLFMLNSGLVASFIELPTLKLPGGGITAGLVTAEKQVRVLMRDLNGKACWDASILYSEPRKAEEAPAKTTPKIHHTQPLDSMVSSMVAHELQAPRHTLRHRPAGVLPLAKDMAPDLDQLDDMLAYIGHTSPECVPPTVSQLNAPSSSPLSGNQEAQAISVILNQRLLEQEFVTHSTLAPSPALRHASSNSSLQQPDQRSLHSATPSFDSLPTRTEMPFQYCRLLFSHLGLAGWERRSRTHLLQRSEKLMRELRNVDLQKCRETHKMAVIYVAAGQEDKGSILRNTSGSSTYEMFVSALGWEIDLETHNGFLGGLPRQGCGATAPYYATPFLEVVYHVATRMPSDSSEAMLLKTRHLGNDEVHIVWSEHHRDYRRDILPTEFCDVLIVVYPLRNGLFRVTVNRKPEVPWFGPLANESVVSGACLATLIRATAINASRTKRAALPLYQQFYEERNRSLDSVSSRYKESTTFEDFASRIYNPMPLSTLSTLRESNASSSAAPLASALLDHNRASVKGWVQASIDSGPIIGLAPSASAGSTAAMEAATGMTSASPRGPRKLGAPFKSVTKKHSLQQIVVGGGGGAGGDTPPDSPTLPQRRFK